A single Dreissena polymorpha isolate Duluth1 chromosome 14, UMN_Dpol_1.0, whole genome shotgun sequence DNA region contains:
- the LOC127857184 gene encoding zinc finger MYM-type protein 1-like, with protein MNLSLSQCRGQCYDGARNMTGARRGVPTNILAKEERAVFTHCYGHALNLAVGDCVRQCKLLRDTMDTVHEVSKLIIYSPKRDSTFQTLKEEMSPDTPGFRILYPTRWTVRAASLRSVLDNYTLSQTLWDTCYEQTNDSGIRSRIVGVRSQMESFDLFFGVHLDNIILRHTDNLSRTLQQKDMPASEGQAVVSMTVETLTRKRSDDAFDKFWVDVNSKLDDVDVGEPVVPRRRKVPKRYDVETGSHEYPATVRDRYRQVYFEAFDRVYQGQFRSARLQDLQIPPRTSGVLRPWW; from the coding sequence ATGAATCTATCCTTGAGCCAGTGCAGAGGGCAGTGTTATGACGGGGCCAGAAACATGACCGGAGCGAGGCGTGGTGTGCCGACCAACATCTTAGCCAAGGAGGAGCGAGCTGTGTTCACGCATTGCTACGGACATGCGCTCAATCTGGCTGTTGGGGACTGTGTACGTCAGTGCAAGCTCTTGCGCGATACCATGGATACGGTGCATGAAGTCTCCAAACTGATTATATATTCACCAAAGAGGGACAGTACCTTTCAGACCCTGAAGGAGGAGATGAGCCCCGATACCCCTGGGTTCCGTATACTGTACCCCACGAGATGGACAGTGCGTGCAGCAAGCCTGCGAAGTGTCTTAGACAACTACACTTTGTCACAGACCTTGTGGGACACCTGCTACGAGCAGACCAACGACTCGGGGATCCGTTCCAGGATAGTAGGCGTGCGGTCCCAGATGGAGAGCTTCGACCTCTTCTTTGGTGTCCACCTGGATAACATTATCCTGCGACATACAGACAACTTAAGCCGCACCCTACAACAGAAGGACATGCCCGCATCAGAGGGTCAAGCAGTTGTTTCAATGACGGTGGAAACATTGACCAGAAAGCGCTCCGACGATGCCTTCGACAAGTTTTGGGTTGACGTCAACAGTAAGCTCGATGACGTCGACGTAGGAGAGCCAGTGGTTCCCAGGCGACGCAAGGTGCCGAAACGCTATGACGTTGAGACCGGGTCCCACGAGTATCCAGCCACAGTACGTGATCGGTACCGCCAGGTCTACTTTGAAGCATTCGATCGCGTGTATCAAGGACAGTTTCGCTCAGCCAGGCTTCAAGACCTACAGATCCCTCCAAGAACTTCTGGTGTGCTGCGCCCGTGGTGGTGA